Proteins from a genomic interval of Hydrogenophaga sp. PAMC20947:
- a CDS encoding DegQ family serine endoprotease: MNSKPLSLTSLPSIFLGGALALSALAWSVPAKAQSLPQVTAPSVRGLPDFTDLVDLVGPSVVNIRTLERASTSAAGGGSAMDEQMLEFFRRFGIPIPPSMGPRSPKQEPGPMDEAQPRGVGSGFILSSDGLIMTNAHVVDGADELIVTLPDNREFKAKLVGADKRTDVAVVKIEASGLNAVRIGDVNRLRVGEWVMAIGSPFGLENTVTAGIVSAKKRDTGDFLPFIQTDVAINPGNSGGPLINMRGEVVGINSQIYSRSGGFQGISFAIPIDEAVRVSDQLRTTGRVTRGRIGVQIDQVSKEVAESIGLGKPRGALVRGVEADSPASKAGVEPGDIILKFDGKDIDKSVDLPRLVGSTKPGNKSRMTVFRRGTQKELGITVAELEPEQAERRAAAPDTVRPQVSSVVQSLGLTLKALTAAQKKELNLRGGVRVESAEGPAARAGLREGDVIVAIDNMDTTSVEELEAALSKVDKGKSINVLFRRGEWAQYTLIRPIR; encoded by the coding sequence ATGAATTCCAAGCCTTTATCTCTAACTTCATTGCCGTCCATTTTTCTTGGCGGTGCGCTGGCTTTGAGCGCGCTTGCATGGTCTGTGCCTGCAAAGGCACAGAGCCTTCCTCAAGTGACCGCGCCCAGTGTTCGGGGCCTGCCTGATTTCACCGATTTGGTGGATCTGGTTGGTCCCTCGGTGGTGAACATCCGCACCTTGGAACGCGCGTCGACCAGCGCGGCGGGTGGTGGCTCTGCCATGGACGAGCAAATGCTGGAGTTTTTCCGCCGCTTCGGCATTCCGATACCGCCGAGCATGGGACCTCGCTCGCCGAAACAGGAGCCGGGCCCGATGGATGAGGCCCAACCCCGGGGGGTCGGTTCGGGGTTTATCCTGAGTTCGGATGGCCTGATCATGACGAACGCCCACGTGGTGGATGGAGCCGACGAACTGATCGTGACTTTGCCAGACAATCGCGAATTCAAGGCCAAGCTTGTGGGCGCGGACAAGCGCACCGACGTGGCGGTGGTCAAGATCGAGGCCTCTGGTCTCAACGCTGTGCGCATCGGAGATGTCAACCGGTTGCGGGTTGGTGAATGGGTGATGGCGATCGGCTCGCCCTTTGGTCTCGAGAACACCGTGACCGCCGGTATTGTCAGTGCCAAGAAGCGCGATACCGGAGACTTCCTGCCCTTCATTCAGACCGATGTGGCGATCAACCCGGGCAACTCGGGAGGGCCGTTGATCAACATGCGCGGCGAGGTGGTCGGCATCAACAGCCAGATCTACTCGCGCTCGGGTGGATTTCAGGGGATCTCCTTTGCCATACCGATCGACGAGGCGGTACGGGTTTCTGATCAGCTGCGCACCACGGGACGGGTAACACGTGGGCGCATCGGTGTTCAGATTGACCAGGTGAGCAAAGAGGTGGCCGAATCCATAGGATTGGGCAAGCCCCGTGGGGCCTTGGTGCGGGGTGTGGAGGCTGATTCGCCTGCTTCAAAAGCGGGGGTGGAGCCGGGTGACATCATCTTGAAATTTGATGGGAAAGACATCGACAAGTCGGTCGATCTGCCTCGGCTGGTGGGCAGTACCAAGCCGGGAAACAAGAGCCGTATGACGGTGTTCCGCCGTGGGACCCAAAAAGAGCTGGGTATTACCGTGGCCGAGCTTGAGCCCGAGCAGGCGGAACGCCGAGCTGCGGCCCCCGACACAGTTCGTCCCCAAGTGTCCAGCGTTGTTCAGAGCCTGGGGTTGACCCTCAAGGCACTGACCGCTGCGCAGAAAAAGGAGCTCAATTTGCGGGGTGGCGTGCGTGTTGAGAGTGCAGAAGGCCCTGCCGCACGAGCGGGTCTGCGTGAAGGTGATGTGATTGTGGCCATCGATAACATGGACACCACCTCGGTTGAAGAGCTGGAAGCTGCCCTGTCCAAGGTAGACAAAGGCAAGTCGATCAATGTGCTGTTTCGCCGAGGGGAATGGGCCCAGTACACTTTGATCCGGCCCATTCGTTGA
- a CDS encoding MucB/RseB C-terminal domain-containing protein, translating to MLINKSEWLGRVPVGTHGADLNGRVGIRGGGLRMVFQALKLSALALLLSGPWIGLQAQSVAVPPKRTVNDWLNRMHDASRQRDYTGTLVVSTGMAMSASRIWHVCDGEHQMERIETLTGAPRTTIRRNNDVITFAPDEKRAWVEKRESLGLFPELLRTPANVIPEFYDVRETGRERVAGYLSDAVEIVPRDSLRFGYRIWAERESGLVVKLQTIDLKGQILEQLAFSELKLDAPVRMDKLKKQMKDTRGYEVFHPAFVKTSAEAAGWTVKAMVAGFQLMSCHTRARPDPSLGQVDAMQCVFSDGLASVSLFIEPLETDQPGAEGRSSTGATHLLRRHLATHWVTAMGEVPMETLVRMSEALERSR from the coding sequence ATGTTGATCAACAAGTCTGAATGGTTGGGGCGCGTCCCGGTCGGGACACATGGCGCGGATCTGAACGGGCGCGTCGGCATTCGCGGGGGGGGCCTGCGAATGGTGTTTCAGGCCCTGAAGTTGTCTGCGTTGGCCCTGTTGTTGTCGGGTCCCTGGATCGGTCTTCAAGCCCAGTCCGTGGCTGTGCCGCCAAAGCGAACTGTCAACGACTGGCTGAACCGGATGCATGATGCTTCGCGGCAGCGCGACTACACCGGCACGCTGGTGGTGTCCACGGGGATGGCCATGTCGGCTTCGAGGATCTGGCATGTGTGTGACGGTGAACATCAGATGGAGCGGATAGAAACGCTCACGGGTGCCCCTCGAACGACGATCAGGCGCAACAACGATGTCATCACGTTTGCGCCCGACGAGAAGCGTGCGTGGGTTGAAAAACGGGAATCACTCGGGTTGTTCCCTGAGTTGCTGCGCACGCCTGCCAACGTGATTCCTGAGTTTTATGACGTGCGAGAGACGGGACGAGAGCGGGTAGCCGGCTACCTCTCGGACGCTGTGGAGATCGTGCCAAGGGACTCGTTGCGGTTCGGCTATCGCATCTGGGCGGAGCGGGAAAGTGGCCTCGTGGTCAAGTTGCAGACGATCGACCTCAAGGGGCAGATTCTCGAGCAACTGGCTTTTTCTGAGTTGAAGCTGGATGCGCCAGTCCGCATGGACAAGCTCAAAAAACAGATGAAAGACACGCGAGGCTATGAGGTGTTTCATCCTGCCTTTGTCAAAACTTCGGCGGAAGCCGCTGGTTGGACCGTGAAAGCGATGGTCGCAGGATTTCAACTCATGAGCTGCCATACGCGTGCGCGTCCCGACCCGTCGCTCGGGCAGGTCGATGCCATGCAATGCGTGTTTTCTGACGGTCTTGCCTCCGTGTCGTTGTTCATCGAACCTCTGGAGACTGACCAACCAGGGGCGGAGGGCCGCTCTTCAACGGGTGCGACCCACCTGTTGCGCCGCCACCTGGCGACCCATTGGGTCACGGCGATGGGTGAGGTGCCCATGGAGACCCTTGTGCGCATGTCAGAGGCGTTGGAGCGATCACGTTGA